From a region of the Gemmatimonadaceae bacterium genome:
- a CDS encoding YbjN domain-containing protein, with the protein MVTREDIQDFLDRLGADGATHEELEPGLWVIKPGGSLDFDVVVTHNPPVVVLRVKVMPLPTDAAEAASLNRRLLELNATDLLHGAYGIDGDAVVLTEALELAHLDFEEFLAAFESMTLSLTGHLRELAAFREAR; encoded by the coding sequence ATGGTCACGCGTGAAGACATCCAGGACTTCCTGGATCGCCTGGGAGCCGATGGGGCGACCCATGAAGAACTCGAGCCCGGCCTCTGGGTCATCAAGCCCGGCGGTTCCCTCGACTTCGATGTCGTGGTCACCCACAATCCGCCCGTCGTGGTGCTGCGCGTGAAGGTCATGCCGCTGCCCACCGATGCCGCGGAAGCCGCCTCCCTCAATCGCCGGCTCCTTGAACTGAACGCCACCGACCTCCTCCACGGCGCCTACGGCATCGATGGCGACGCGGTGGTACTGACCGAAGCCCTCGAACTCGCGCACCTGGATTTCGAAGAATTCCTCGCGGCGTTCGAAAGCATGACTCTCTCGCTCACGGGCCACCTCCGTGAGCTCGCCGCCTTCCGCGAGGCTCGTTGA
- a CDS encoding PspA/IM30 family protein: MGIFDRLSTLIKSNLNDLISSAENPEKMLNQIIVDMRNQLAKAKQQVAAAIADEKRLKDQADAEFKLADDWEKRAMLAVQEGRDDLAKQALLRGQEHLEHGQALATTWEAHKLETEKLKQSLRDLNDKIEEAKRKKNLLLARQRRAEAQARISQTMSGMSENSAFEAFARMEEKITANERQLQAAQEIDEEFSGDQLAGQFKQLERSAGGASADIQLLQLKQRMGMLSAGAPAAAKQLAAGAPETAPAPEAPAALPASTPEHKTSEVDLIAEIEQLRGINPRS; encoded by the coding sequence ATGGGCATCTTTGATCGCCTGTCGACGCTCATCAAGTCGAACCTGAATGACCTCATCTCCTCGGCGGAAAACCCCGAGAAGATGCTGAACCAGATCATCGTCGACATGCGCAACCAGCTCGCGAAGGCCAAGCAGCAGGTGGCCGCCGCGATTGCCGACGAAAAGCGCCTCAAGGACCAGGCCGACGCCGAGTTCAAGCTCGCCGACGACTGGGAAAAGCGCGCCATGCTCGCCGTCCAGGAAGGGCGCGACGATCTCGCCAAGCAGGCCCTGCTGCGCGGGCAGGAGCACCTCGAACACGGGCAGGCGCTCGCCACCACGTGGGAAGCGCACAAGCTCGAGACCGAAAAGCTCAAGCAGTCGCTGCGCGACCTCAACGACAAGATCGAAGAGGCCAAGCGCAAGAAGAACCTGCTGCTGGCACGTCAGCGTCGCGCCGAAGCCCAAGCGCGCATCTCGCAGACGATGTCGGGCATGTCGGAGAACTCGGCGTTCGAAGCCTTTGCCCGCATGGAAGAGAAGATCACGGCCAACGAGCGGCAGCTGCAGGCGGCGCAGGAGATCGACGAGGAGTTCAGCGGCGATCAGCTGGCCGGTCAGTTCAAGCAGCTCGAGCGCAGTGCCGGCGGTGCCTCGGCGGACATCCAGCTGCTGCAGCTCAAGCAGCGCATGGGCATGCTCTCCGCCGGTGCTCCGGCCGCGGCGAAGCAGCTCGCGGCGGGCGCTCCGGAAACCGCACCCGCTCCGGAAGCCCCGGCGGCACTCCCGGCCTCGACGCCGGAGCACAAGACCTCCGAGGTGGACCTCATCGCCGAAATCGAACAGCTGCGCGGCATCAACCCGCGCTCCTGA